From Bacillus sp. FSL K6-3431, the proteins below share one genomic window:
- a CDS encoding flavodoxin family protein — protein sequence MEIRALILNCTLKKSSEPSNTRALIDKVIHIFDEHHIVSEILTMADYNIELGITHEAVSDQDEWPMIFEKVKQADILIIGSPIWLGEQSSVAVKTIERLYGGSSLPNEKGQYLYYNKVGGVVITGNEDGAKHVAGSLLYSLTHIGFTIPPNVDTYWVGEAGPGPSFIEAEGEKNEFTMLHAKIMAYNLIHFARMLKEHPIPAEGNVME from the coding sequence ATGGAAATAAGAGCTTTAATACTTAATTGTACGTTGAAGAAAAGTAGTGAGCCATCGAATACGCGCGCGCTTATCGACAAGGTTATACATATTTTTGATGAACATCATATCGTATCAGAAATCTTAACGATGGCAGATTACAATATTGAATTGGGAATTACTCATGAAGCTGTCAGTGACCAAGATGAATGGCCTATGATTTTTGAAAAAGTAAAGCAGGCAGACATTCTGATCATTGGCTCTCCTATTTGGCTTGGGGAACAAAGCAGTGTAGCTGTAAAAACGATAGAAAGATTATATGGTGGAAGTAGTTTACCGAATGAGAAAGGGCAGTATCTTTACTATAATAAAGTGGGGGGTGTGGTGATAACTGGCAATGAGGATGGAGCCAAACATGTGGCAGGATCCCTCCTTTACTCGCTTACCCATATAGGTTTTACTATCCCTCCGAATGTTGATACATATTGGGTGGGGGAAGCAGGACCAGGTCCATCTTTTATAGAAGCCGAGGGTGAAAAGAATGAATTCACTATGCTACATGCTAAAATAATGGCTTATAATTTGATCCATTTTGCTAGAATGCTTAAGGAACATCCCATACCGGCAGAAGGCAATGTGATGGAGTAA
- a CDS encoding GntR family transcriptional regulator has product MILHSDGSKPIYVQIAEWIENEVISGAFMNDEKVYSQYQLAEMFNINPATAAKGLNILADEQILYKKRGLGMFVNVGAKEKILSKRKNETLKGLIQDLVQEADRLSVREDELLKLIKDARRKKDEDN; this is encoded by the coding sequence GTGATTTTACATTCGGATGGATCGAAACCAATTTATGTGCAAATAGCAGAATGGATAGAAAATGAAGTTATTAGCGGTGCGTTTATGAATGATGAAAAGGTTTATTCACAATATCAGTTGGCAGAGATGTTCAATATTAACCCAGCTACGGCAGCAAAGGGGCTGAATATATTGGCAGATGAACAGATTCTATATAAGAAGCGTGGACTTGGAATGTTTGTAAATGTTGGCGCGAAAGAAAAAATACTTAGCAAACGGAAAAATGAAACATTAAAGGGATTAATTCAAGATCTTGTTCAAGAAGCAGATCGTTTAAGTGTAAGGGAAGATGAGTTACTCAAATTGATCAAGGATGCGAGGCGAAAAAAAGATGAAGATAATTGA
- a CDS encoding superoxide dismutase family protein gives MKKVMLFVIVAMFTLIVGACATDKDATPQQNKDEAVPVSSSTPLDIDIINTKDAKVGKATLTETKEGVKIGLKIEGMEPGTKAIHIHETAKCDPPDFKSAGEHFNPGHKEHGFDNPKGFHSGDLPNIEVSDNGTVNVEIIATNVTLGQGENSLLDEDGSALVIHENADDYKTDPAGNSGDRIACGAITK, from the coding sequence TTGAAAAAAGTTATGTTGTTCGTTATTGTTGCTATGTTTACCCTAATAGTCGGCGCGTGTGCTACGGATAAGGATGCAACGCCTCAACAAAATAAGGATGAGGCGGTTCCCGTGAGTAGTTCTACTCCGCTGGATATAGACATCATCAACACGAAAGATGCAAAAGTGGGCAAGGCAACTCTTACTGAGACAAAAGAAGGTGTTAAGATTGGATTAAAGATCGAAGGAATGGAACCAGGTACCAAAGCGATCCATATCCATGAAACAGCAAAATGCGATCCACCAGATTTTAAGTCCGCGGGTGAACATTTCAATCCCGGGCATAAGGAGCATGGTTTCGATAATCCAAAGGGCTTCCATTCTGGTGACTTGCCAAATATTGAGGTTTCCGATAATGGCACTGTAAATGTAGAGATCATTGCAACCAATGTAACATTAGGACAAGGGGAAAACTCCTTACTAGATGAAGATGGTAGTGCCCTTGTTATCCATGAAAATGCCGATGATTACAAAACAGATCCTGCAGGAAATTCAGGAGACCGGATTGCATGTGGAGCAATCACCAAATAA
- a CDS encoding YjzC family protein — protein MSQFVKSGEAAPAAGTYVEVGHGGGKVKEAQRVEVQQGDKLPELKAYTVTITHKGEEKKKDRQHVWQLVK, from the coding sequence ATGAGTCAATTCGTTAAATCCGGTGAAGCAGCACCAGCTGCAGGCACTTATGTAGAAGTAGGACACGGTGGCGGTAAAGTAAAAGAAGCACAACGTGTAGAAGTACAACAAGGCGATAAATTGCCTGAACTAAAAGCTTACACAGTTACAATTACACATAAAGGCGAAGAAAAGAAAAAAGATCGTCAACACGTGTGGCAATTAGTGAAGTAA
- a CDS encoding saccharopine dehydrogenase family protein, which yields MKIAVLGSGLMGKEAARDLVRSIEVKTVGLADIDLVRAKQVCDNLKSDKLEAFRVDASNQAELAQFIRQYDVVINALFYSFNETVAKTAIATGVNCVDLGGHIGHITDKVLKLKGAAKSAQTTIIPDLGVAPGMINILSGYGESKLDKTESIKMYVGGIPVRPEPPLEYNHVFSMEGVLDHYTDPSFIIRNGVKQEVPSLSEIERIYFEKFGPLEAFHTSGGTSTLSYSYPFLNGLEYKTIRYPGHAEKAKLLVDLNLTRKNYEVEIRGQKVKPREVLLKVLDPIVDLKDKDDAVLLRVIVSGEKNGVKTTHSYEMTTYNDKSTKVTAMARATANTISVVAQMIGNGTITKKGVYPPEQIVPGNEYIKEMAKRNISIIETETKNEFNS from the coding sequence ATGAAAATAGCTGTCTTAGGATCAGGTTTGATGGGGAAAGAAGCGGCGCGTGATTTAGTCCGAAGTATAGAAGTGAAAACGGTAGGACTTGCTGATATTGATTTAGTCCGTGCTAAGCAAGTGTGTGATAATTTGAAGTCAGATAAGTTGGAAGCATTTCGTGTTGATGCAAGTAATCAAGCGGAATTGGCGCAGTTTATCCGCCAATATGATGTAGTGATTAACGCGCTTTTTTATTCTTTTAATGAAACTGTCGCAAAAACAGCGATTGCTACTGGGGTAAATTGTGTAGATCTTGGCGGTCATATCGGTCATATAACCGATAAAGTATTGAAGCTTAAAGGTGCGGCAAAAAGTGCTCAGACTACAATTATCCCCGATTTAGGGGTTGCTCCTGGGATGATTAACATATTGTCAGGATATGGGGAAAGTAAGTTAGATAAGACTGAATCGATAAAAATGTATGTAGGTGGGATTCCTGTCAGACCCGAACCCCCACTTGAATATAACCATGTATTTTCGATGGAAGGGGTACTTGATCATTATACAGATCCTTCTTTTATCATCCGCAATGGAGTAAAACAAGAAGTGCCGTCTTTATCTGAAATAGAAAGAATATACTTTGAGAAATTCGGTCCTTTGGAAGCTTTTCACACGTCAGGTGGTACCTCAACATTGTCTTATTCCTATCCTTTTTTAAATGGATTGGAATACAAAACAATTCGTTATCCAGGTCATGCTGAAAAAGCGAAGTTGCTTGTAGACTTAAATCTGACTCGTAAGAATTATGAAGTAGAAATTAGAGGGCAAAAAGTGAAGCCAAGAGAAGTATTATTAAAAGTCCTCGATCCAATCGTGGATTTAAAAGACAAAGATGACGCCGTCTTACTTCGTGTGATTGTTTCAGGTGAGAAAAATGGAGTGAAAACCACTCATTCATATGAAATGACGACATATAATGACAAATCTACGAAAGTCACAGCTATGGCGCGGGCCACAGCTAACACGATTTCAGTTGTCGCGCAAATGATCGGTAATGGCACGATTACAAAAAAAGGTGTATATCCTCCCGAACAAATTGTGCCAGGAAATGAATATATAAAAGAAATGGCGAAACGAAATATTAGTATTATTGAAACAGAAACAAAAAACGAATTCAATTCATAA
- the lipA gene encoding lipoyl synthase, whose translation MAFKKEEYIRKPDWLKTKINTNEAYTGLKKLMREKGLNTVCEEARCPNIHECWSERKTATFMILGSICTRACRFCAVNTGLPNELDLNEPMRVAESVKIMGLKHVVVTAVARDDLNDAGAGVFAETVRAIRQEVPGCTIEILPSDMKGDYENLRNLMSSGPDIFNHNIETVRSLTPRVRAKATYDRSLELLKRVKEIAPNTPTKSSIMVGLGETKEEIIQAMDDLRAHNVDIMTIGQYLQPTKKHLMVERYYHPDEFAELKAIAMTKGFSHCEAGPLVRSSYHADEQVSQASAQRRIEYMQGVEKEHEKEVDFTF comes from the coding sequence ATGGCATTTAAAAAAGAAGAATATATTAGAAAGCCTGATTGGCTGAAAACCAAGATTAATACGAATGAAGCATATACAGGATTAAAGAAACTAATGCGTGAAAAAGGCTTGAATACGGTATGCGAGGAAGCTCGTTGTCCGAATATTCACGAATGCTGGAGTGAACGTAAAACTGCTACTTTTATGATTCTTGGTTCTATTTGTACACGTGCATGTCGTTTTTGTGCAGTCAATACTGGATTGCCAAACGAACTGGACTTGAATGAGCCTATGAGAGTGGCTGAATCAGTGAAGATAATGGGGCTTAAGCATGTCGTTGTTACAGCAGTAGCCCGCGATGATTTAAATGATGCCGGTGCTGGTGTATTCGCTGAAACTGTTCGTGCAATCCGTCAGGAGGTTCCTGGGTGTACGATTGAAATTCTGCCTTCAGATATGAAAGGTGATTACGAAAACTTACGAAACTTAATGTCCAGTGGTCCGGATATTTTTAATCATAACATTGAAACTGTAAGAAGTTTGACGCCAAGGGTTCGTGCAAAAGCAACATATGACCGCTCTCTTGAACTTTTAAAACGAGTAAAAGAAATTGCGCCAAATACACCAACAAAATCGAGTATTATGGTCGGGCTTGGTGAAACAAAGGAAGAAATCATCCAAGCAATGGATGATTTGCGTGCGCATAATGTTGATATAATGACGATCGGTCAGTACTTACAGCCTACAAAAAAACATTTAATGGTCGAGCGTTACTACCATCCTGATGAATTTGCAGAACTAAAAGCAATAGCTATGACAAAAGGTTTTAGCCACTGTGAAGCAGGTCCACTTGTTCGGTCTTCCTACCATGCAGATGAGCAAGTAAGCCAAGCCTCTGCTCAACGCAGAATCGAATATATGCAAGGCGTAGAAAAAGAACATGAGAAAGAAGTCGACTTTACCTTTTAG
- a CDS encoding transporter substrate-binding domain-containing protein — translation MKKKLLFLVATFSVLVALTACGSSESSGEGKTYTVATDSNFKPFEYKNPKTGELEGFDIEIIEEIADRAGFKVKFETMDFDGVLAGLQSGRFPIGVAGMSITEERKESIDFSIPYYDSGLVMMVPIDSDIQSIEDVDGKKIGSRQGSTSQTYLQKQTEAKVEAFPEIVTAYMDVKEGRLDGALYDLPNVLYYISQEGDDKLKTVGDVLEGQSYGIALKKDSEIVDDVNKALESIIADGTYADIYEKYFGEAPTEKWLGE, via the coding sequence TTGAAGAAAAAGTTATTATTTTTGGTAGCGACGTTTTCCGTTTTGGTAGCACTTACAGCGTGTGGTAGCTCTGAATCTAGTGGAGAAGGTAAAACGTATACAGTTGCTACAGATTCAAATTTTAAACCATTCGAATATAAAAATCCTAAAACCGGAGAGCTAGAAGGATTTGACATCGAGATCATTGAAGAGATTGCTGACAGGGCAGGTTTTAAAGTTAAATTTGAAACAATGGACTTTGATGGGGTCCTTGCCGGACTGCAATCTGGTCGCTTTCCTATTGGAGTTGCAGGCATGTCGATTACAGAAGAGCGTAAAGAATCGATCGATTTTTCGATCCCTTATTATGATTCTGGTTTAGTGATGATGGTTCCTATTGATAGTGATATCCAGTCAATTGAGGACGTGGATGGTAAAAAAATTGGTTCTCGCCAAGGTTCAACAAGTCAAACATACTTACAGAAACAAACGGAGGCAAAAGTCGAAGCATTCCCAGAAATCGTTACTGCCTATATGGATGTTAAAGAAGGAAGACTGGACGGTGCATTATATGACCTACCAAACGTTCTTTATTATATCTCCCAAGAAGGTGACGATAAGTTAAAAACTGTCGGCGATGTACTTGAAGGGCAATCCTATGGAATCGCTTTAAAGAAGGATTCAGAAATAGTAGATGATGTCAATAAAGCATTGGAAAGTATAATTGCGGATGGTACTTACGCTGATATATATGAAAAATACTTCGGTGAGGCCCCAACTGAAAAGTGGCTAGGTGAGTAA
- a CDS encoding amino acid ABC transporter ATP-binding protein, which yields MISVKNLHKSFGSLEVLKGIDCEIEEQEVVCVIGRSGSGKSTFLRCLNSLEAITSGDVIIDGENLVDANIDINMVRAKVGMVFQHFNLFPHMTVLDNVILGPLKVKGKSKTAAEKEALPLLEKVGLFDKAHMYPDSLSGGQKQRVAIARSLAMDPKVMLFDEPTSALDPELVGDVLQVMKDLAKEGMTMVVVTHEMGFAKEVGDRVLFIDEGVIAEEGDPEQIFDHPQNTRTQEFLSKIL from the coding sequence ATGATTAGTGTAAAAAATTTGCATAAGTCTTTTGGTAGTTTGGAAGTTTTAAAGGGTATCGATTGTGAAATAGAGGAGCAAGAAGTTGTCTGTGTCATTGGTCGATCTGGATCAGGTAAAAGTACATTTCTTCGCTGCTTAAATTCATTGGAAGCAATCACTTCTGGTGATGTAATTATTGATGGAGAAAATCTAGTTGATGCGAATATCGATATTAATATGGTCCGTGCAAAAGTGGGAATGGTTTTCCAGCATTTTAACCTTTTTCCTCATATGACGGTGTTAGACAACGTCATACTGGGGCCGCTAAAAGTAAAAGGTAAATCAAAAACTGCTGCAGAGAAAGAAGCTTTACCTTTATTAGAAAAAGTCGGGCTTTTTGATAAGGCGCATATGTATCCCGATAGTCTTTCAGGCGGTCAAAAGCAGCGAGTTGCCATTGCAAGATCACTCGCTATGGACCCTAAAGTAATGCTGTTTGATGAGCCTACTTCAGCACTTGATCCAGAGCTTGTTGGAGATGTCCTCCAAGTAATGAAAGATCTCGCAAAAGAAGGAATGACAATGGTTGTCGTGACTCATGAGATGGGTTTTGCCAAAGAGGTTGGCGATAGAGTCCTATTTATCGACGAAGGTGTAATCGCAGAAGAAGGAGATCCAGAACAAATTTTTGATCATCCGCAAAATACTAGAACGCAAGAGTTTTTAAGTAAAATTCTTTAA
- a CDS encoding lipoate--protein ligase family protein, with amino-acid sequence MNDTWGLLHSGFHHAAINMALDEALLNWHSEGKIPPVLRFYGWSKPTLSVGHFQKLEKTIDFSAVDRYECEFVRRLTGGSAVLHEDELTYSIAVSEQKSYIADSIRAAYFTLSKGIMAGFKELGIDADYSMPKEHFEKSGTAVCFERPSDYEMLVDGKKISGHAQTRKKGVLLQHGSLPFSIDNQMLFDLFNFSSDKMRERQRKAFSEKAITMNEAAKKKITFEAAAKAFQYGFEKELNLTFIPFELTNEQWNEVHTIAESKYQSDEWNFKNRKQVLK; translated from the coding sequence ATGAATGATACATGGGGCCTTCTTCATTCTGGGTTTCATCATGCTGCTATTAATATGGCATTAGATGAAGCTTTGTTGAATTGGCATAGTGAAGGTAAAATCCCACCTGTGCTCCGATTTTACGGTTGGTCGAAGCCAACGCTTTCTGTTGGCCATTTTCAAAAACTTGAGAAAACGATTGATTTCTCTGCAGTAGATCGATACGAATGCGAATTTGTTCGACGCCTAACTGGGGGAAGCGCTGTTTTACATGAGGACGAACTCACATACAGCATCGCTGTTTCTGAGCAGAAATCCTACATAGCTGATTCGATCCGTGCGGCCTATTTTACATTATCGAAAGGAATTATGGCTGGATTTAAGGAATTAGGTATTGATGCAGACTACTCCATGCCGAAGGAGCATTTTGAAAAAAGCGGTACTGCGGTCTGTTTTGAAAGACCATCTGATTACGAAATGCTTGTTGATGGGAAAAAGATTTCGGGACATGCGCAAACAAGAAAAAAAGGCGTATTGCTACAGCATGGTTCACTTCCGTTTAGCATTGATAATCAAATGTTATTCGATTTATTCAACTTCTCATCAGACAAAATGAGAGAGCGGCAGCGAAAAGCCTTTTCCGAAAAAGCGATCACAATGAATGAAGCAGCAAAAAAGAAAATTACATTCGAAGCAGCTGCCAAAGCTTTTCAATATGGATTTGAAAAGGAGTTAAATCTTACATTTATTCCGTTCGAACTCACTAATGAGCAGTGGAATGAAGTACATACCATAGCAGAATCTAAGTATCAATCGGACGAATGGAACTTCAAAAATCGAAAGCAGGTGCTAAAATAA
- a CDS encoding amino acid ABC transporter permease — protein sequence MIEAFLESHYIQSLPFLLQGLVWTLIITLIGLALGFALGAVTGLGRLSNNKVLRFICAVYVEVVRGTPILVQVLFIYYGLTEEIIGFNIDKLTASIIAITINAGAYIAEIVRGAVDSVDKGQNEAGRSIGLTKKQTMRYIIWPQAFKRMIPPLGNQFIISLKDTSLFSVIAVGELLYMGKQYYNVTYTPFQTLIMVCVLYLLITIPASFYLRRLERKLAV from the coding sequence ATGATAGAAGCCTTTCTAGAAAGTCATTATATTCAAAGTCTACCCTTTCTCTTACAAGGATTAGTGTGGACGCTTATCATTACACTTATCGGTCTTGCTTTAGGCTTTGCTTTAGGAGCAGTCACTGGGTTGGGACGTTTATCAAATAATAAAGTTTTACGTTTCATTTGTGCAGTGTATGTAGAGGTTGTTCGTGGTACTCCTATCCTTGTTCAAGTACTTTTTATTTATTATGGATTAACAGAAGAGATTATTGGATTTAATATTGATAAATTAACAGCTTCGATTATTGCCATCACGATTAATGCAGGAGCTTATATTGCTGAGATCGTTCGTGGGGCTGTAGATTCAGTGGATAAAGGACAAAACGAGGCGGGACGTTCGATTGGATTAACAAAAAAACAAACGATGCGCTATATTATTTGGCCACAAGCATTTAAACGGATGATTCCACCTTTAGGAAACCAATTTATTATCAGTTTAAAAGATACCTCCCTATTTTCGGTTATTGCGGTTGGAGAACTCTTATATATGGGTAAACAATACTACAATGTCACATATACACCCTTTCAAACATTGATTATGGTTTGTGTTTTATACTTATTAATTACTATTCCTGCATCATTTTATTTACGGAGACTAGAAAGGAAGCTGGCTGTCTAA
- a CDS encoding GTP pyrophosphokinase yields MEKQNLLDLNYIKEFKIELTRFMMAYKFACDELNTKINILSDEFNYIHDYNPIEHVKSRVKTPESILKKIQRKGYGFSLPSIKNNIRDIAGIRITCSFISDIYQVSDMLKNQKDIKVIECKDYIKHPKPNGYQSLHMIIEIPIFMSDRVENTYVEIQIRTIAMDFWASLEHKIYYKYNKDIPEHLSKELEETATVAAELDRKMERLHKEVSILKEEDKEEEDLIMLANQTIPSKMLETLARYKKLTDQA; encoded by the coding sequence ATGGAAAAACAAAACTTACTTGACCTTAATTACATAAAAGAATTTAAAATTGAATTGACTCGATTTATGATGGCTTACAAGTTTGCCTGCGATGAGTTAAATACGAAAATAAATATTTTATCAGATGAATTTAATTATATTCACGATTACAATCCGATTGAACACGTTAAGTCCCGTGTAAAGACTCCGGAAAGTATATTAAAAAAAATCCAAAGAAAAGGATATGGATTTTCTCTCCCTTCCATCAAAAATAATATTAGAGATATAGCTGGAATTCGGATTACCTGTTCCTTCATTTCCGATATTTATCAAGTAAGCGATATGCTAAAAAATCAAAAAGATATAAAAGTAATCGAGTGTAAGGACTATATTAAGCATCCAAAGCCAAATGGTTACCAGAGTCTTCATATGATTATAGAAATTCCAATTTTCATGTCTGATCGAGTGGAAAATACATATGTTGAAATACAAATCCGCACGATTGCGATGGATTTTTGGGCTAGTTTAGAGCATAAAATTTACTATAAATACAATAAAGACATTCCTGAACATTTATCAAAAGAACTAGAGGAGACGGCCACTGTCGCTGCCGAACTGGACCGTAAAATGGAACGTCTTCACAAAGAGGTATCCATCCTTAAAGAAGAAGATAAAGAGGAAGAAGATCTGATCATGTTGGCTAATCAAACCATTCCTTCAAAAATGCTTGAAACACTTGCTCGCTATAAGAAACTAACTGACCAAGCATAA
- a CDS encoding DUF3221 domain-containing protein translates to MKRFLGIMFILLLLFLTGCLLNKTSEGGRKFPETINNPSKEGFYIVKKDKSGVTVVSAESEDFSDSGGEKEFYQAVVYSNVSKNVKIGQRVQIENDGPILESYPAQGKAKATVLLPTYHPEGADLTEAQVVRKALNVLEEKFAWVPIIREVVYHHALDNWEIKIQLEEVVYKVEIQDK, encoded by the coding sequence ATGAAAAGGTTTTTAGGGATAATGTTTATATTACTTTTATTATTTTTAACTGGTTGTTTATTGAATAAGACCTCAGAGGGGGGGAGAAAATTCCCAGAAACGATAAATAATCCATCCAAAGAAGGATTTTATATTGTGAAGAAAGATAAATCAGGTGTAACCGTTGTTAGTGCTGAATCTGAAGACTTTAGCGATTCTGGAGGAGAGAAGGAATTTTATCAAGCGGTTGTGTATTCGAATGTGTCGAAAAATGTGAAAATTGGTCAAAGAGTGCAAATTGAAAATGATGGTCCGATTCTTGAATCATATCCTGCTCAAGGTAAAGCAAAAGCCACTGTTTTGCTTCCAACATATCATCCTGAAGGTGCTGATCTGACGGAAGCTCAAGTTGTGAGGAAAGCCTTAAATGTGTTAGAAGAGAAATTTGCATGGGTACCTATTATCAGAGAAGTAGTCTATCATCACGCTTTAGATAATTGGGAAATCAAAATTCAATTGGAAGAAGTAGTATATAAAGTAGAAATACAAGACAAATAA
- a CDS encoding TIGR00266 family protein: MNNHEIDFEIFGDDMQFVQVELDPRETVIAEAGSLMMMDDGVKMETVFGDGSSDQGGGLMGKLMGAGKRMLTGESLFMTMFTNEGSEKKHVSFASPYPGKIIPMDLSELDGKIICQKDAFLAAAKGVSVGIAFQRKLGAGFFGGEGFIMQKLEGDGMTFVHAGGTIHKKTLAPGEVVRIDTGCLVALTHDVDYDIEMVKGVKTALFGGEGLFFATLRGPGTVWIQSLPFSRLASRVFAAMPTTGGSKDEGGIGGLFNILGGDR, translated from the coding sequence ATGAATAACCATGAAATTGATTTTGAAATATTTGGCGATGATATGCAGTTTGTACAAGTTGAACTTGACCCACGTGAAACTGTAATAGCGGAGGCCGGCAGTTTGATGATGATGGATGATGGTGTCAAAATGGAAACAGTCTTCGGGGATGGTTCGTCTGACCAAGGCGGAGGGCTTATGGGTAAACTGATGGGTGCAGGTAAAAGAATGCTTACTGGTGAAAGTCTGTTTATGACAATGTTCACGAACGAAGGATCCGAAAAGAAACATGTCTCTTTTGCCTCACCTTACCCTGGAAAAATTATTCCTATGGATTTAAGTGAACTAGACGGAAAAATCATTTGTCAAAAAGACGCCTTTTTAGCTGCTGCAAAAGGGGTTTCTGTCGGAATTGCGTTCCAACGCAAACTTGGTGCGGGGTTCTTCGGTGGTGAAGGTTTCATTATGCAAAAGCTTGAAGGTGACGGTATGACGTTCGTCCACGCAGGAGGCACCATTCACAAGAAAACATTAGCACCTGGTGAAGTGGTGAGAATTGATACTGGTTGTCTCGTTGCGTTGACACATGATGTCGATTACGATATTGAGATGGTTAAAGGTGTGAAAACAGCTTTATTTGGTGGCGAAGGATTGTTTTTCGCGACACTTCGTGGACCAGGCACTGTATGGATTCAATCACTTCCATTCTCAAGACTTGCTAGCCGTGTATTTGCTGCGATGCCTACAACAGGTGGATCAAAAGATGAAGGCGGAATCGGTGGACTTTTTAATATCCTTGGTGGCGATCGGTAA
- a CDS encoding ABC transporter ATP-binding protein, whose amino-acid sequence MKIIECKNITKIYGKKAVLENISFSIEGHKLTGLIGRNGAGKTTLLKILSGFIRETSGEVDVFSEQPFNNLFVSANSIFIDDQMTLPPALTLAEILDAADSFYENWDATLAKGLFEYFSLDSNQYHANLSKGMKSTFNMILGLSARCALTIFDEPTTGMDAAVRKDFYRALLKDYIAHPRSIIISSHHLNEIEDLLEDVLLVNDGKVHLHKPISELKEWAIGLYGKKSVVAGWTLGREVLLEKDMGPDRMYSVVRNDFTEDDIKCARDGGVEFTSISSSDICIFLTSKSKGGIDDVFNRNESI is encoded by the coding sequence ATGAAGATAATTGAATGTAAAAATATAACGAAAATTTATGGAAAAAAAGCAGTTCTTGAAAATATATCTTTTTCAATTGAAGGACATAAATTAACGGGATTGATCGGACGTAATGGAGCAGGGAAGACAACACTTTTGAAAATTTTATCTGGATTTATTCGTGAAACATCTGGTGAGGTGGACGTTTTTTCTGAACAGCCTTTTAATAATTTATTTGTTTCTGCTAATAGCATTTTCATTGATGATCAAATGACATTGCCTCCAGCACTAACTCTTGCTGAAATTCTAGATGCTGCAGATAGCTTTTATGAAAACTGGGATGCAACTCTTGCAAAGGGGCTTTTTGAATATTTTTCATTGGATTCGAATCAATATCACGCAAATCTTTCTAAAGGGATGAAAAGCACATTTAATATGATTTTGGGACTATCAGCAAGATGTGCACTCACAATTTTTGATGAACCAACAACTGGAATGGATGCGGCGGTACGTAAAGACTTTTATCGTGCCTTGTTAAAGGATTATATTGCACATCCACGTTCGATTATAATTTCAAGTCATCACTTAAATGAAATCGAAGATCTATTAGAAGATGTTCTACTAGTAAATGATGGAAAGGTCCATCTTCACAAACCAATTTCTGAATTAAAAGAATGGGCGATTGGACTTTATGGAAAGAAATCTGTAGTAGCTGGATGGACGTTGGGTAGAGAGGTACTTCTTGAAAAAGATATGGGACCAGACCGTATGTATTCCGTTGTGCGAAATGATTTTACTGAAGATGATATAAAATGTGCAAGAGACGGGGGGGTAGAGTTCACATCTATTTCTTCAAGTGATATCTGTATATTTTTAACGAGTAAAAGCAAGGGGGGAATTGATGATGTCTTTAATAGAAACGAATCTATCTGA
- a CDS encoding alpha/beta-type small acid-soluble spore protein has protein sequence MARKNKLLVPEARAGLNQLKERVMKAKGYNATADNVKFEVAKEQGIPLSKGKNGQLTSEQAGKIGGPIGGNMVKEMIKMAQEQLMRK, from the coding sequence ATGGCAAGAAAAAATAAACTATTGGTTCCAGAGGCAAGAGCAGGTCTGAATCAGCTAAAAGAGCGAGTTATGAAAGCTAAGGGATACAATGCTACAGCTGATAATGTAAAATTTGAAGTCGCCAAAGAGCAAGGTATTCCACTAAGTAAGGGAAAGAATGGTCAACTCACATCAGAACAAGCCGGAAAAATAGGTGGACCGATTGGCGGAAATATGGTCAAAGAAATGATTAAAATGGCACAAGAACAACTAATGCGAAAGTAA